The uncultured Trichococcus sp. DNA segment TCCGAAAAGAAGGAGGAAGCTTCCGGAGGCAATACGATCAGGAACATATTCCAGAACAAACTGTTCATCACCTATCTGATTTTGGCGTTCATCATTTTCGGTACGAACACAGTCAACACCAGTTATCTGCCGCTGCTTCTGACCGATACGGGCGCTCCGGTCGCACTCGTCAGCACGACCCTGACAGTGGCTCTTTTTGCGGAAGTCATCGCGATGGCTTTTTCGCACCGCTTCATGGACCATTTCACGAACAAACAGCTGCTTCTGGCTATTCTGTTCCTGTCCGGAACAGAATACCTGATCAATTTCCTGTCGGATGACTTTTTGGTGCTTTCGATAGCGACCGTCCTGACCAAGTTCTTCGCTTCCGGAACCTTCATCATGCTGAACCTGAAGATGGTTTCCACACTGCTGAACCGGAAACTGATTGCAACGGGGACAGCAGTCGTCGCTATGCTCTCCAGGAACATCGGTACCATCTTCTTCCAATTGATGGCCGGCCCTGTGATCGATCAGATCGGGCTCAATTACCTTTATCTGATCCTTTTCGTCTTTACGGTCATCGCTTCGGTGATCGGTCTATTGTTCAAAGTTCCGGCGCAGCCGAAAGAACGCCTCTTTTCTTGATGATGGTCTGAATGCAGCATCATCGTCTCATCAAACAAATAAAGAATGGCCCCGCGAGCAGCATTCTCGCGGGGCCATTCTTTTTGTCAGTTCTGTATTATTTCTTTTTGCGGATCATGTCGAAACGCTCAACCACGAAAGGAACCTTCATCTTCACAATCATCATGGCGTTAGGCGCACGGTCGATCGCTTCATCGTGTTCGTTCCAGATGGCTTCCACAGTCAGTTTGTTGTGGCGCAGGCCGGGACCGTAGAATTCGATTTCGTCCCCGACACCGAAATTGTTCCGTTGCTGAATAGTCGCCATCTGCGTTTCCGGATCGTAAGCCATCACTTGGCCGACGAAACCGTAACGCGGGATTTTGCGGCGCTGGCCGAAGAGCTGTTCATCCTCGGTGGGGTCCTTGTAGAAGAATCCGGTCGCCAATTCGCGCTGCGCGACTTTCCATAATTCATCCACCCATTCCTGCTTCAGTTCGTAATGGTCCGGATCGGCGCAATAGGCATCCACGGCTTTGCGGTATACGTTGACTACCGTCGACACGTAGTGGATCGATTTCATGCGCCCTTCGATCTTCAGGCTGTCGACGCCGCTCTCTATCAGGTCGGGCAGGTGCTCCAGCATC contains these protein-coding regions:
- a CDS encoding MFS transporter; translated protein: MGYFKERLYQQYVILFIFYFMSLAALSSLITVYMRGLGKSGSEISFVLILSNIIALIIQGLIGYSNEKWGTHKTVTVYILISSVISCGLFFFTGNWLFGIVYGLANAITLGLAPLFDVLAANSPYKFGQIRLWGTIGYAAGQQISGIIYDFVSPKSIFVLYLVCYLSSILFLYLLPKPALPAAPPEHLSEKKEEASGGNTIRNIFQNKLFITYLILAFIIFGTNTVNTSYLPLLLTDTGAPVALVSTTLTVALFAEVIAMAFSHRFMDHFTNKQLLLAILFLSGTEYLINFLSDDFLVLSIATVLTKFFASGTFIMLNLKMVSTLLNRKLIATGTAVVAMLSRNIGTIFFQLMAGPVIDQIGLNYLYLILFVFTVIASVIGLLFKVPAQPKERLFS